The Ascaphus truei isolate aAscTru1 chromosome 18, aAscTru1.hap1, whole genome shotgun sequence genome window below encodes:
- the LOC142469259 gene encoding olfactory receptor 2G3-like, with amino-acid sequence MIPGNWSSVSEFILLGLSSQPHIQIVMFVVILTFYVISLMGNIIIIWISRVDRRLDTPMYFFLSNLSFLDIWYTSSIVPKMLVNFLSVKKTISFEGCVIQMCIHLSLGGTECYLLLVMAYDRYVAICSPLHYTNIMHPVLCMGMAGGSWMGGLINSLIHTVFALQLPFCGPNVINHFLCEVPALLELACMDASLNKTVIFFCAIVVVMVPFFLILITYAFIISSILKISSSGGRKKVFSTCASHITVVTLFYGTIIFMYMRPGTSHALTQDKMATLFYSVATPMLNPLIYTFRNKDVKEALVATTKRKIIS; translated from the coding sequence ATGATCCCGGGAAATTGGAGTTCAGTGTCTGAATTCATCCTGCTGGGGCTCTCCAGTCAACCGCACATACAGATTGTGATGTTCGTGGTGATCTTGACATTTTATGTGATATCACTGATGGGTAACATCATCATTATTTGGATCAGCAGAGTGGACCGGCGGCTTGACAccccaatgtatttcttcctgagCAACTTATCCTTCTTAGACATCTGGTACACATCAAGCATTGTCCCCAAAATGCTGGTCAACTTTTTGTCAGTGAAGAAGACGATTTCCTTTGAGGGTTGTGTAATCCAAATGTGTATCCATCTTTCCTTGGGGGGGACAGAGTGTTACCTTTTGTTAGTGATGGCGTATGATCGTTATGTAGCCATATGCAGTCCCCTACACTACACGAACATTATGCATCCGGTTCTCTGCATGGGGATGGCAGGCGGGTCCTGGATGGGAGGCCTTATAAACTCATTAATACACACCGTATTTGCATTGCAGTTACCCTTCTGTGGTCCTAATGTAATTAACCATTTCTTATGCGAGGTGCCGGCTTTGTTGGAACTGGCATGCATGGACGCCTCCCTCAATAAGACGGTCATTTTCTTCTGCGCTATTGTGGTGGTCATGGTCCCTTTTTTCCTGATCCTCATTACTTACGCCTTCATTATCTCCAGCATACTCAAGATCAGTTCTTCTGGGGGACGGAAAAAGGTGTTCTCTACGTGCGCTTCCCACATCACCGTGGTCACCTTATTTTACGGGACCATAATATTTATGTACATGAGACCTGGAACCAGTCATGCCCTTACCCAAGACAAAATGGCCACTCTGTTTTACAGCGTCGCCACCCCAATGCTGAATCCCCTTATCTACACCTTCAGAAACAAAGATGTGAAAGAAGCATTGGTAGCAACCACAAAGAGAAAAATTATTTCTTAG